Proteins from a genomic interval of Salmo trutta chromosome 39, fSalTru1.1, whole genome shotgun sequence:
- the LOC115179435 gene encoding gamma-crystallin S-like, whose amino-acid sequence MDIRFSSRGQQHRSICYQNTVYCILSLQIVFYEDKNYQGRRYECDSDCTDFHSYLSRCNSIRVESGAWVVYERPNYTGYQYVLTREEYPDYQRWMGLNDHVCSCKMVHFASGIPYKLQLYGKGDLAGQAFEATEDCPSMLEKFHWREVHSCKVLGGWWVFYEHPNYKGRQYLLEKGEYRKPTDWGAVCPNVQSFRRLTE is encoded by the exons ATGGACATTAGATTTAGCTCAAGGGGACAACAACATAGGTCAATCTGTTATCAGAATACAGTCTATTGTATTCTGTCTCTCCAGATCGTGTTCTACGAGGACAAGAACTACCAGGGCCGACGCTATGAGTGTGACAGCGACTGCACAGACTTCCATTCCTACCTGAGCCGCTGTAACTCCATCAGGGTGGAGAGTGGTGCCTGGGTGGTGTACGAGAGGCCCAACTACACCGGCTACCAGTATGTACTGACCAGGGAAGAGTACCCTGACTACCAGCGCTGGATGGGCCTCAACGACCACGTCTGCTCCTGCAAGATGGTTCACTTT GCTAGCGGTATCCCCTACAAGCTGCAGCTGTATGGGAAGGGAGACTTGGCAGGCCAGGCGTTCGAGGCCACCGAGGACTGCCCCTCCATGCTGGAGAAGTTCCACTGGCGCGAGGTGCACTCCTGCAAGGTGCTGGGCGGCTGGTGGGTCTTCTACGAGCACCCCAACTACAAGGGCCGTCAGTATCTCCTGGAGAAGGGCGAGTACCGCAAGCCCACGGACTGGGGCGCGGTGTGTCCCAACGTCCAGTCCTTCAGACGCCTCACTGAGTAA